The following are encoded together in the Citrus sinensis cultivar Valencia sweet orange chromosome 1, DVS_A1.0, whole genome shotgun sequence genome:
- the LOC102620268 gene encoding uncharacterized protein LOC102620268 isoform X2, whose amino-acid sequence MFDGSISMSLQTPNCPPFFLSTVYINKTLSRTRPILSAVVQSSSLLGQSHESGSLHESRKFPGSAAASLLRSKSPDSLLNQANTIGIIGGVSVSSTLNFLGKLVWYSAKDAEECPPFVVCNDPALNEELFHASVHSLKSKTVQLDHIRGAVSQNLRHKRAFLEQAGARCIVMPCHISHAWHGDVSEGCSIPFLHVGECVAKELKEAKLKPLEAGSGVRIGVLATDATLSAGFYQEKLQNQGFEVVLPDKATMEHVIIPTIEALNHRDMEGARNLLRIGIQLLLVRAVNAVIIGSDEMQGVLPKDDPLLKKCIDPMDALARSTVTWARSNKKSSAKQCPREQSSALLQFKQLWKILFSVVVERIIPTQR is encoded by the exons ATGTTTGATGGAAGCATATCCATGTCTTTGCAAACACCAAATTGCCCACCCTTTTTCCTGAGTACTGTATATATTAACAAGACTCTCTCTAGAACAAGGCCAATTCTTTCTGCGGTTGTACAGTCATCTTCACTTTTGGGACAATCTCATGAGAGTGGAAGTCTACATGAATCCAGGAAGTTTCCAGGTTCAGCCGCAGCATCTCTATTGAGAAGTAAGTCGCCTGATTCTCTGCTCAACCAAGCAAATACTATTGGCATCATCGGAGGAGTGTCTGTTTCTTCTACTCTTAATTTCCTGGGAAAGCTTGTGTGGTATAGCGCAAAAGATGCTGAAGAATGCCCCCCTTTTGTCGTCTGCAATGACCCGGCATTAAATGAAGAACTGTTTCATGCTTCCGTTCACTCATTAAAGTCTAAAACTGTCCAACTAGATCATATCCGAGGTGCAGTTTCCCAGAATTTGCGGCACAAAAGGGCATTTCTTGAGCAAGCTGGTGCCCGTTGCATTGTTATGCCTTGCCATATTTCACATGCTTGGCATGGCGATGTATCCGAAGGATGTTCAATTCCTTTTCTACATGTTGGTGAGTGTGTTGCCAAGGAGCTCAAAGAAGCAAAGTTGAAACCATTAGAAGCTGGAAGCGGTGTGCGGATTGGGGTGCTTGCCACAGATGCCACCTTATCTGCTGGATTTTATCAAGAGAAACTACAGAATCAG GGCTTTGAAGTTGTCTTGCCAGACAAGGCGACCATGGAACATGTTATAATTCCTACAATTGAAGCACTGAACCATAGGGACATGGAAGGGGCACGGAATCTATTAAGAATTGGGATTCAGCTTCTTCTGGTCAGGGCTGTAAATgctgtgatcattggttcagATGAAATGCAAGGTGTTTTACCAAAAGATGATCCTCTTCTTAAGAAATGTATTGATCCCATGGATGCTTTGGCCAGGTCAACTGTAACATGGGCAAGATCTAACAAGAAG AGTTCCGCAAAACAGTGTCCTCGTGAACAAAGTTCTGCATTGCTGCAGTTTAAACAACTCTGGAAGATTCTTTTTTCAGTTGTGGTGGAGAGGATCATTCCTACCCAAAGATGA
- the LOC102620268 gene encoding uncharacterized protein LOC102620268 isoform X4 — translation MFDGSISMSLQTPNCPPFFLSTVYINKTLSRTRPILSAVVQSSSLLGQSHESGSLHESRKFPGSAAASLLRSKSPDSLLNQANTIGIIGGVSVSSTLNFLGKLVWYSAKDAEECPPFVVCNDPALNEELFHASVHSLKSKTVQLDHIRGAVSQNLRHKRAFLEQAGARCIVMPCHISHAWHGDVSEGCSIPFLHVGECVAKELKEAKLKPLEAGSGVRIGVLATDATLSAGFYQEKLQNQGFEVVLPDKATMEHVIIPTIEALNHRDMEGARNLLRIGIQLLLVRAVNAVIIGSDEMQGVLPKDDPLLKKCIDPMDALARSTVTWARSNKKIRNGVFK, via the exons ATGTTTGATGGAAGCATATCCATGTCTTTGCAAACACCAAATTGCCCACCCTTTTTCCTGAGTACTGTATATATTAACAAGACTCTCTCTAGAACAAGGCCAATTCTTTCTGCGGTTGTACAGTCATCTTCACTTTTGGGACAATCTCATGAGAGTGGAAGTCTACATGAATCCAGGAAGTTTCCAGGTTCAGCCGCAGCATCTCTATTGAGAAGTAAGTCGCCTGATTCTCTGCTCAACCAAGCAAATACTATTGGCATCATCGGAGGAGTGTCTGTTTCTTCTACTCTTAATTTCCTGGGAAAGCTTGTGTGGTATAGCGCAAAAGATGCTGAAGAATGCCCCCCTTTTGTCGTCTGCAATGACCCGGCATTAAATGAAGAACTGTTTCATGCTTCCGTTCACTCATTAAAGTCTAAAACTGTCCAACTAGATCATATCCGAGGTGCAGTTTCCCAGAATTTGCGGCACAAAAGGGCATTTCTTGAGCAAGCTGGTGCCCGTTGCATTGTTATGCCTTGCCATATTTCACATGCTTGGCATGGCGATGTATCCGAAGGATGTTCAATTCCTTTTCTACATGTTGGTGAGTGTGTTGCCAAGGAGCTCAAAGAAGCAAAGTTGAAACCATTAGAAGCTGGAAGCGGTGTGCGGATTGGGGTGCTTGCCACAGATGCCACCTTATCTGCTGGATTTTATCAAGAGAAACTACAGAATCAG GGCTTTGAAGTTGTCTTGCCAGACAAGGCGACCATGGAACATGTTATAATTCCTACAATTGAAGCACTGAACCATAGGGACATGGAAGGGGCACGGAATCTATTAAGAATTGGGATTCAGCTTCTTCTGGTCAGGGCTGTAAATgctgtgatcattggttcagATGAAATGCAAGGTGTTTTACCAAAAGATGATCCTCTTCTTAAGAAATGTATTGATCCCATGGATGCTTTGGCCAGGTCAACTGTAACATGGGCAAGATCTAACAAGAAG ATAAGGAACGGTGTGTTCAAGTAA
- the LOC102620268 gene encoding uncharacterized protein LOC102620268 isoform X5 has protein sequence MFDGSISMSLQTPNCPPFFLSTVYINKTLSRTRPILSAVVQSSSLLGQSHESGSLHESRKFPGSAAASLLRSKSPDSLLNQANTIGIIGGVSVSSTLNFLGKLVWYSAKDAEECPPFVVCNDPALNEELFHASVHSLKSKTVQLDHIRGAVSQNLRHKRAFLEQAGARCIVMPCHISHAWHGDVSEGCSIPFLHVGECVAKELKEAKLKPLEAGSGVRIGVLATDATLSAGFYQEKLQNQGFEVVLPDKATMEHVIIPTIEALNHRDMEGARNLLRIGIQLLLVRAVNAVIIGSDEMQGVLPKDDPLLKKCIDPMDALARSTVTWARSNKKE, from the exons ATGTTTGATGGAAGCATATCCATGTCTTTGCAAACACCAAATTGCCCACCCTTTTTCCTGAGTACTGTATATATTAACAAGACTCTCTCTAGAACAAGGCCAATTCTTTCTGCGGTTGTACAGTCATCTTCACTTTTGGGACAATCTCATGAGAGTGGAAGTCTACATGAATCCAGGAAGTTTCCAGGTTCAGCCGCAGCATCTCTATTGAGAAGTAAGTCGCCTGATTCTCTGCTCAACCAAGCAAATACTATTGGCATCATCGGAGGAGTGTCTGTTTCTTCTACTCTTAATTTCCTGGGAAAGCTTGTGTGGTATAGCGCAAAAGATGCTGAAGAATGCCCCCCTTTTGTCGTCTGCAATGACCCGGCATTAAATGAAGAACTGTTTCATGCTTCCGTTCACTCATTAAAGTCTAAAACTGTCCAACTAGATCATATCCGAGGTGCAGTTTCCCAGAATTTGCGGCACAAAAGGGCATTTCTTGAGCAAGCTGGTGCCCGTTGCATTGTTATGCCTTGCCATATTTCACATGCTTGGCATGGCGATGTATCCGAAGGATGTTCAATTCCTTTTCTACATGTTGGTGAGTGTGTTGCCAAGGAGCTCAAAGAAGCAAAGTTGAAACCATTAGAAGCTGGAAGCGGTGTGCGGATTGGGGTGCTTGCCACAGATGCCACCTTATCTGCTGGATTTTATCAAGAGAAACTACAGAATCAG GGCTTTGAAGTTGTCTTGCCAGACAAGGCGACCATGGAACATGTTATAATTCCTACAATTGAAGCACTGAACCATAGGGACATGGAAGGGGCACGGAATCTATTAAGAATTGGGATTCAGCTTCTTCTGGTCAGGGCTGTAAATgctgtgatcattggttcagATGAAATGCAAGGTGTTTTACCAAAAGATGATCCTCTTCTTAAGAAATGTATTGATCCCATGGATGCTTTGGCCAGGTCAACTGTAACATGGGCAAGATCTAACAAGAAG gaataa
- the LOC102620268 gene encoding uncharacterized protein LOC102620268 isoform X3, protein MFDGSISMSLQTPNCPPFFLSTVYINKTLSRTRPILSAVVQSSSLLGQSHESGSLHESRKFPGSAAASLLRSKSPDSLLNQANTIGIIGGVSVSSTLNFLGKLVWYSAKDAEECPPFVVCNDPALNEELFHASVHSLKSKTVQLDHIRGAVSQNLRHKRAFLEQAGARCIVMPCHISHAWHGDVSEGCSIPFLHVGECVAKELKEAKLKPLEAGSGVRIGVLATDATLSAGFYQEKLQNQGFEVVLPDKATMEHVIIPTIEALNHRDMEGARNLLRIGIQLLLVRAVNAVIIGSDEMQGVLPKDDPLLKKCIDPMDALARSTVTWARSNKKDLYLYKTSYAAPHSWDKS, encoded by the exons ATGTTTGATGGAAGCATATCCATGTCTTTGCAAACACCAAATTGCCCACCCTTTTTCCTGAGTACTGTATATATTAACAAGACTCTCTCTAGAACAAGGCCAATTCTTTCTGCGGTTGTACAGTCATCTTCACTTTTGGGACAATCTCATGAGAGTGGAAGTCTACATGAATCCAGGAAGTTTCCAGGTTCAGCCGCAGCATCTCTATTGAGAAGTAAGTCGCCTGATTCTCTGCTCAACCAAGCAAATACTATTGGCATCATCGGAGGAGTGTCTGTTTCTTCTACTCTTAATTTCCTGGGAAAGCTTGTGTGGTATAGCGCAAAAGATGCTGAAGAATGCCCCCCTTTTGTCGTCTGCAATGACCCGGCATTAAATGAAGAACTGTTTCATGCTTCCGTTCACTCATTAAAGTCTAAAACTGTCCAACTAGATCATATCCGAGGTGCAGTTTCCCAGAATTTGCGGCACAAAAGGGCATTTCTTGAGCAAGCTGGTGCCCGTTGCATTGTTATGCCTTGCCATATTTCACATGCTTGGCATGGCGATGTATCCGAAGGATGTTCAATTCCTTTTCTACATGTTGGTGAGTGTGTTGCCAAGGAGCTCAAAGAAGCAAAGTTGAAACCATTAGAAGCTGGAAGCGGTGTGCGGATTGGGGTGCTTGCCACAGATGCCACCTTATCTGCTGGATTTTATCAAGAGAAACTACAGAATCAG GGCTTTGAAGTTGTCTTGCCAGACAAGGCGACCATGGAACATGTTATAATTCCTACAATTGAAGCACTGAACCATAGGGACATGGAAGGGGCACGGAATCTATTAAGAATTGGGATTCAGCTTCTTCTGGTCAGGGCTGTAAATgctgtgatcattggttcagATGAAATGCAAGGTGTTTTACCAAAAGATGATCCTCTTCTTAAGAAATGTATTGATCCCATGGATGCTTTGGCCAGGTCAACTGTAACATGGGCAAGATCTAACAAGAAG GATTTATACCTCTATAAAACCAGCTATGCAGCTCCACATTCGTGGGACAAATCTTGA
- the LOC102620268 gene encoding uncharacterized protein LOC102620268 isoform X6: MFDGSISMSLQTPNCPPFFLSTVYINKTLSRTRPILSAVVQSSSLLGQSHESGSLHESRKFPGSAAASLLRSKSPDSLLNQANTIGIIGGVSVSSTLNFLGKLVWYSAKDAEECPPFVVCNDPALNEELFHASVHSLKSKTVQLDHIRGAVSQNLRHKRAFLEQAGARCIVMPCHISHAWHGDVSEGCSIPFLHVGECVAKELKEAKLKPLEAGSGVRIGVLATDATLSAGFYQEKLQNQGFEVVLPDKATMEHVIIPTIEALNHRDMEGARNLLRIGIQLLLVRAVNAVIIGSDEMQGVLPKDDPLLKKCIDPMDALARSTVTWARSNKK, encoded by the exons ATGTTTGATGGAAGCATATCCATGTCTTTGCAAACACCAAATTGCCCACCCTTTTTCCTGAGTACTGTATATATTAACAAGACTCTCTCTAGAACAAGGCCAATTCTTTCTGCGGTTGTACAGTCATCTTCACTTTTGGGACAATCTCATGAGAGTGGAAGTCTACATGAATCCAGGAAGTTTCCAGGTTCAGCCGCAGCATCTCTATTGAGAAGTAAGTCGCCTGATTCTCTGCTCAACCAAGCAAATACTATTGGCATCATCGGAGGAGTGTCTGTTTCTTCTACTCTTAATTTCCTGGGAAAGCTTGTGTGGTATAGCGCAAAAGATGCTGAAGAATGCCCCCCTTTTGTCGTCTGCAATGACCCGGCATTAAATGAAGAACTGTTTCATGCTTCCGTTCACTCATTAAAGTCTAAAACTGTCCAACTAGATCATATCCGAGGTGCAGTTTCCCAGAATTTGCGGCACAAAAGGGCATTTCTTGAGCAAGCTGGTGCCCGTTGCATTGTTATGCCTTGCCATATTTCACATGCTTGGCATGGCGATGTATCCGAAGGATGTTCAATTCCTTTTCTACATGTTGGTGAGTGTGTTGCCAAGGAGCTCAAAGAAGCAAAGTTGAAACCATTAGAAGCTGGAAGCGGTGTGCGGATTGGGGTGCTTGCCACAGATGCCACCTTATCTGCTGGATTTTATCAAGAGAAACTACAGAATCAG GGCTTTGAAGTTGTCTTGCCAGACAAGGCGACCATGGAACATGTTATAATTCCTACAATTGAAGCACTGAACCATAGGGACATGGAAGGGGCACGGAATCTATTAAGAATTGGGATTCAGCTTCTTCTGGTCAGGGCTGTAAATgctgtgatcattggttcagATGAAATGCAAGGTGTTTTACCAAAAGATGATCCTCTTCTTAAGAAATGTATTGATCCCATGGATGCTTTGGCCAGGTCAACTGTAACATGGGCAAGATCTAACAAGAAG TGA
- the LOC102620268 gene encoding uncharacterized protein LOC102620268 isoform X1, producing MFDGSISMSLQTPNCPPFFLSTVYINKTLSRTRPILSAVVQSSSLLGQSHESGSLHESRKFPGSAAASLLRSKSPDSLLNQANTIGIIGGVSVSSTLNFLGKLVWYSAKDAEECPPFVVCNDPALNEELFHASVHSLKSKTVQLDHIRGAVSQNLRHKRAFLEQAGARCIVMPCHISHAWHGDVSEGCSIPFLHVGECVAKELKEAKLKPLEAGSGVRIGVLATDATLSAGFYQEKLQNQGFEVVLPDKATMEHVIIPTIEALNHRDMEGARNLLRIGIQLLLVRAVNAVIIGSDEMQGVLPKDDPLLKKCIDPMDALARSTVTWARSNKKLTLLLDSQSSAKQCPREQSSALLQFKQLWKILFSVVVERIIPTQR from the exons ATGTTTGATGGAAGCATATCCATGTCTTTGCAAACACCAAATTGCCCACCCTTTTTCCTGAGTACTGTATATATTAACAAGACTCTCTCTAGAACAAGGCCAATTCTTTCTGCGGTTGTACAGTCATCTTCACTTTTGGGACAATCTCATGAGAGTGGAAGTCTACATGAATCCAGGAAGTTTCCAGGTTCAGCCGCAGCATCTCTATTGAGAAGTAAGTCGCCTGATTCTCTGCTCAACCAAGCAAATACTATTGGCATCATCGGAGGAGTGTCTGTTTCTTCTACTCTTAATTTCCTGGGAAAGCTTGTGTGGTATAGCGCAAAAGATGCTGAAGAATGCCCCCCTTTTGTCGTCTGCAATGACCCGGCATTAAATGAAGAACTGTTTCATGCTTCCGTTCACTCATTAAAGTCTAAAACTGTCCAACTAGATCATATCCGAGGTGCAGTTTCCCAGAATTTGCGGCACAAAAGGGCATTTCTTGAGCAAGCTGGTGCCCGTTGCATTGTTATGCCTTGCCATATTTCACATGCTTGGCATGGCGATGTATCCGAAGGATGTTCAATTCCTTTTCTACATGTTGGTGAGTGTGTTGCCAAGGAGCTCAAAGAAGCAAAGTTGAAACCATTAGAAGCTGGAAGCGGTGTGCGGATTGGGGTGCTTGCCACAGATGCCACCTTATCTGCTGGATTTTATCAAGAGAAACTACAGAATCAG GGCTTTGAAGTTGTCTTGCCAGACAAGGCGACCATGGAACATGTTATAATTCCTACAATTGAAGCACTGAACCATAGGGACATGGAAGGGGCACGGAATCTATTAAGAATTGGGATTCAGCTTCTTCTGGTCAGGGCTGTAAATgctgtgatcattggttcagATGAAATGCAAGGTGTTTTACCAAAAGATGATCCTCTTCTTAAGAAATGTATTGATCCCATGGATGCTTTGGCCAGGTCAACTGTAACATGGGCAAGATCTAACAAGAAG TTAACATTGCTCTTGGATTCTCAGAGTTCCGCAAAACAGTGTCCTCGTGAACAAAGTTCTGCATTGCTGCAGTTTAAACAACTCTGGAAGATTCTTTTTTCAGTTGTGGTGGAGAGGATCATTCCTACCCAAAGATGA
- the LOC102624024 gene encoding nudix hydrolase 19, chloroplastic, with product MLLFLPRPLTLTRTLCYVTRFSATMSTNLQTQAFAGNPIRSKTPKSTDPFSPTSALESLKTRLLDNTLHCQPQKHHSSLSSSSSSSPDFKVLPFRKGRPLTYSGPGETAPVWHLGWISLGDCKIFLANSGIELKEEALVYLGSRSADDVVYWAIDVSDGDSLASEFGSKQLCFVELRTLMVATDWADQRAMADLAIAGHARALLEWHNVSRFCGHCGEKTIPKEAGKLKQCSNASCKKRIYPRVDPVVIMLVIDRENDRVLLSRQSRFVPRMWSCIAGFIEPGESLEEAVRRETWEETGIEVGEVVYHTSQPWPVGPNSMPCQLMVGFYAYAKSFEINVDKEELEDARWHSREDVKKALTFAEYIKAQRTAAAKVEQMCKGVERGQSLAADFNVESGELAPIFIPGPFAIAHHLISSWVYKDAPDGVQVQTAPSSTSMSNL from the exons ATGCTCTTATTCCTCCCAAGACCTCTCACTTTAACCAGGACTCTTTGTTACGTCACCAGATTTTCAGCAACCATGTCCACAAATTTGCAAACCCAGGCCTTTGCAGGCAACCCTATAAGATCCAAGACCCCTAAATCGACTGACCCATTTTCCCCAACTTCGGCTCTTGAATCACTCAAAACAAGACTTTTAGACAATACCCTTCACTGCCAACCACAAAAACACCattcatcattatcatcatcttcttcttcttctcctgaTTTCAAGGTCTTGCCTTTCAGAAAGGGCAGGCCTTTGACTTATTCTGGCCCTGGTGAGACGGCGCCGGTTTGGCATCTGGGTTGGATCAGTTTGGGTGATTGCAAGATTTTCTTGGCGAATTCTGGGATTGAGTTGAAGGAAGAGGCTTTGGTTTATCTGGGTTCTCGGTCTGCGGATGATGTGGTTTATTGGGCAATTGATGTGTCTGACGGGGATAGCTTGGCTTCTGAATTCGGTAGTAAACAATTATGCTTTGTGGAGCTGAGGACGCTTATGGTGGCTACTGATTGGGCTGATCAGCGGGCTATGGCTGATTTGGCTATTGCCGGTCAT GCCAGGGCATTACTAGAGTGGCATAATGTATCACGGTTTTGTGGACATTGTGGGGAAAAAACAATCCCTAAGGAAGCTGGGAAACTGAAGCAGTGCTCAAATGCATCGTGCAAAAAGAGGATTTACCCTCGTGTTGATCCA GTGGTCATTATGTTGGTCATTGACAGAGAGAATGATCGTGTACTTTTAAGCAGACAATCAAGATTTGTCCCACGAATGTGGAGCTGCATAGCTGGTTTTATAGAG CCTGGAGAAAGCTTAGAAGAAGCAGTGAGGAGAGAAACATGGGAAGAGACTGGCATTGAAGTTGGGGAAGTTGTCTATCATACTTCTCAACCATGGCCAG TCGGCCCAAATAGCATGCCATGCCAGTTAATGGTGGGGTTTTACGCATATGCAAAATCGTTTGAGATAAATGTGGATAAAGAAGAGTTAGAAG ATGCTCGGTGGCACTCTAGAGAAGATGTAAAAAAGGCATTGACGTTTGCTGAATACATTAAGGCACAAAGAACAGCAGCTGCAAAAGTAGAGCAGATGTGCAAGGGAGTTGAGAGAGGACAGAGCTTAGCAGCCGATTTTAATGTAGAAAGTGGGGAACTCGCTCCAATATTTATACCTGGACCTTTTGCAATTGCCCACCACCTGATCTCCTCCTGGGTTTATAAGGATGCGCCAGATGGCGTCCAAGTTCAAACAGCACCATCTAGCACTTCTATGTCAAATTTGTAG